Part of the ANME-2 cluster archaeon genome is shown below.
CTGCCCGGTGCGGTACCAAAGAACAAGACCCTGGACGACGTCAGCCTGCAGGGCACGAACGACTTTGGCAGGATCGGCTATAACGGACCCTGTCCGCCGCCGGGCAAGCCTCACAGGTATTTCTTCAGGGTATATGCCCTGGATACAACATCTGGCTTAATGAGCGGTGCCACCAAATCCCAGCTTGAGGCTGCAATGTCAGGGCACATC
Proteins encoded:
- a CDS encoding YbhB/YbcL family Raf kinase inhibitor-like protein, which translates into the protein AGTRSIALIVDDPDAPGKTWVHWVIYDIPVNSTGLPGAVPKNKTLDDVSLQGTNDFGRIGYNGPCPPPGKPHRYFFRVYALDTTSGLMSGATKSQLEAAMSGHILAQGERVGKYGR